The window GCGTTCCTTGTAGTAAGCCGGGATCAGCACGACGGCGATGAAGATCCGCGCGAGCAACCCGGCGATGAGCCCGAGCTGCAGGTAGGTCATGTCCCCTCCGACGCCGAACGCCAGCGCCGGGACGCCGACGAACGTGACCGCCGAGATCGTCGTCGCGATCATCGACCCGGCAACGGCGTACCACGGCAGCTTGTTGCCGCCGAGGAAAAAGTCCTCCATGTCTTCCTGCTTGCCGCTGAGCAGATGGCCGATGAGCGTGGTGACGACGAAGTAGCCGACGACCACCGACCAGTCGATCCAGCCCATACCCACCGCGAGCGGAAGAGATAGTTCCATAAGACTCGCGAGATTGTGCCGGAACTAGGTCCGCCGATCAAAGCCGGCGATGGCCAGGCACGCGATCAGTGCCCCCGTTGCGTTGGCGACCAAGTCCCACATCGCGTTATTGAAGTCACCGACGTTGGTCTCCTCGACCAGCAACGTCGCCGTGAACTCGACGATCTCGTTGCAGGCACCGAAACCTTGAGCAGCGGTCCAAGTCAGCAGGAGCGTGCCGAACGTCGGACGCGTGATGCCGAGCGACTTGAGTCCACACCAGCAGGCCCACGCGGTCACGCCGAAGCCGTAGGCGTGGATGACGTTGTCGTACTTCAAGTAGCCGGGGATGAACCAGAAGTTGTACCAAACGCGCGGCTCCAGCGCCGGCAACCCCTCGGGCACATACAACAACCCGCCCGCCATATGCAGCGCCGCCCAGCCGACAAGCAGCCAGAGCAATGCCGACGGAAATCCGGTGCGTCGATGGGCGACATAGATCACGACCCCGAGCACGACCGTC of the Planctomycetota bacterium genome contains:
- a CDS encoding DUF2238 domain-containing protein, producing the protein MKRFPLPQALVTATIVIPSLVVAVVNRNAEFAFYATVTVVLGVVIYVAHRRTGFPSALLWLLVGWAALHMAGGLLYVPEGLPALEPRVWYNFWFIPGYLKYDNVIHAYGFGVTAWACWCGLKSLGITRPTFGTLLLTWTAAQGFGACNEIVEFTATLLVEETNVGDFNNAMWDLVANATGALIACLAIAGFDRRT